GGGCGAAGCCCGCGAGCTTTCCTCTTCCGGGGTCGCGAAGGGGGTGCGCGGTTTCCGCGTCGTGGACGCCTGGCGAAACGTGGCCGCCGGGGCGGCCCTCGACCGGGAGTGCGTTGTGCTGCGGGAGCCGATCGAAACGGCCTCCCTTTCCGAGTCGGGGGCGGAGAAGATCCACCAGGGGGTCTGCCTGCGGATTCTCTTCCCCGTCCGGCTGGAGCCGGGGAAACATGAACGTTATTCAATTCTTTGGTCGTTCAAATCCGTTGATTGACAAATCGTAAAACGGTATGTTGGTTCCACACGAATTCCACTGGGGGCGGGTCACACCCGCAAGGAGGGTGAGATGAGGGGATGGAAGACGTTACCGGTGCTGCTGGTCCTGCTGCTCACTGCGTCGACGTCGTTCGCTGCCGGGTTCCGGCTTCCGGAGGCCGGGGCGAAGGCGATGGGAATGGGGTTCGCGTTCACGGCGCAGGCGGACGACCCGTCCGCGATCTACTTCAACCCCGCGGGGCTCACGCAGCTCAAGGGGCAGAACGTGATGGTCGGCGTGACGTACGTCCGCGAGAACGGCGGGGAGTACACCGGTACGACGCCGGTGGACAATAACGTTCCCGGCCCCGGCTTTACGAACCAGAAATCCGAGACGCAGAAGTCGCTTAATTTCTTCATCCCCAACGCGTACTACACGAAGACGAACGCCTCGACCGGGTTCGCGTACGGTGTGGGGATCTTCTCGCCGTTCGGGCTGGGGCAGGAGTACAACAACAAGAGCACCAGCATCTTCCGGAACCAGATCACGAAGATCGACCTGATGACGGTCGTGGTGAACCCGACGATCGCGTTCAAGGTCAACGAGTTCCTGTCCATCGGCCTCGGGATCGACTGGATGTACGGGAAGGCGAAGCTTAATAAGACGCCCTGGGTCCCCGGAGTAGGCAACCTCTACAACGTGGACCTGGACGGGGACGGGGACGCGTGGGGGTACAACTTCGGGCTGCTCCTGAAGCCCACGGAAAACTTCCGGATCGGCGCCAACTACCGCAGCCCGTTCACCCTCTATGTCAAGAACGCGGATGTGAACATCTCGAACACCACCCCGGCTTACGGATCGGGCTTATTGGGGGCAACCCCGTCAAATACGAAAGGAAGCGCCACCATCGCGATGCCCGCAACCTTCGCTCTTGGCGCCGCCTACACGGCGGGCAAGCTGACGGTGGAGGCGGACGCGGATTGGACGTTCTGGCACAGCTTCTCCAGCCTCCCGATCACCATCCAGAATCAGGTTCCGACGCTCTTCAGTACCGCCAACCCGAAACGCTGGGAAGATGTCGTCGCGCTCCGCCTCGGGGCGGAGTACCGGGTGACCGATCCGCTGGCGTTGCGGGCGGGGTTCGCCTACGATCCGTCGCCGGTACCCGCCGATACGATGGGTCCGGAACTTCCGGACGCGGACCGGTTGAACTACATGGTCGGAGCGGGGTACAAGGTCGGAAACGTGACGATCGACGGTGCCCTCATGTACGTCGACAAGAAGGACCGCACCGTCAACAACCAGGCCTTCACCGCGGCGGGGGGGAGCGGGTTCAACGGCACTTGGACCGGCAATGCCTGGTTGGCCAGTATCGACGTCGGGTACAACTTCTAAGCTGACGCGCGGCGGGGAGGGGCCTCACGGCCCTTCCCCATATCCTCCCCGCCCAGAGGGGGACATTCCTGGTTCAACCCTGGGATGAAGGGAAGGAGTGTCCTCCGCCAGGATTTTACAGCGCGGCGAGCTCCTTTTCGATCAGCACCACGTGGTTCCGCTCGAACCCCGCGAGGAAGTCGAACACCTTCTTTAGCTCCGGGTCCTTCATCTTCGCCGATGCCTCGCTGAAGAGGGTGAACGCCTCCTTCTCCAGCACCAGCGCCATCTCCAGCACCTCACGCTTCGTCGCGACCCCGCGGATCCGGGAGAGCAGCTCCTTGTGCGTCTCCTGCACGAGCTCGTCGATGTCCGGAAGCCCCTCCTTGTTCAGGATGTCCTTGTAGGGCGCCCACATCTCGGACCGGACGTTCCGGTCGTAGAGGTCTTCCAGCGACAGGAAGTGCCCCTTCTCGTCGTTGGCCAGCTTGTGGAGCGCATCCTGAAGCCCCTTCTCCTTCACGATGGCGCCGGCGTGCTTGTAGAAGACGTACGCCGCGATCTCGGACTCGATTCCCAGGTTGAGGAACTTCAGTGCGTCTTCGGAAAGCTGCATGGTGTGCGTCCTCCGCTGTTGGATGGATACCCTTTTCTACCACACTCCCGCTTCGGTCGGCCACCGGCCGACCCGTCAGACCCCTCAGCTTCCGCCGTAGCCGACGGTCGCCTTCCCCCCTTCCAGCACGACCGGAACATCCCGTCCGCCCCCCGTCAGCGCCAACATCTCGGACAAGGAAGCGGGATCGTTCAGGACGTTCCGGTACTCCACCGTTGCGCCGGCCTTCTCGTAGTCCCTACGAGCATTGGTGGTGTACGGTCAGGTGTCCTTTCCGAAGATGACGACGACGCGCGGCATATTCTCCCTCCTTCGAGTGCTGATTTCTTAGTGCTCCCCCTTCGGCTGCGTCGCCTCGGAGGGGGACTCCGTTCGTGGCTCGCCGTGCGGTGAACCTGCACGGCTGCGCTTTACCTCACTGCGTCCCCCTCCTGCG
This DNA window, taken from Deltaproteobacteria bacterium, encodes the following:
- a CDS encoding outer membrane protein transport protein; translation: MRGWKTLPVLLVLLLTASTSFAAGFRLPEAGAKAMGMGFAFTAQADDPSAIYFNPAGLTQLKGQNVMVGVTYVRENGGEYTGTTPVDNNVPGPGFTNQKSETQKSLNFFIPNAYYTKTNASTGFAYGVGIFSPFGLGQEYNNKSTSIFRNQITKIDLMTVVVNPTIAFKVNEFLSIGLGIDWMYGKAKLNKTPWVPGVGNLYNVDLDGDGDAWGYNFGLLLKPTENFRIGANYRSPFTLYVKNADVNISNTTPAYGSGLLGATPSNTKGSATIAMPATFALGAAYTAGKLTVEADADWTFWHSFSSLPITIQNQVPTLFSTANPKRWEDVVALRLGAEYRVTDPLALRAGFAYDPSPVPADTMGPELPDADRLNYMVGAGYKVGNVTIDGALMYVDKKDRTVNNQAFTAAGGSGFNGTWTGNAWLASIDVGYNF
- a CDS encoding ferritin family protein, which produces MQLSEDALKFLNLGIESEIAAYVFYKHAGAIVKEKGLQDALHKLANDEKGHFLSLEDLYDRNVRSEMWAPYKDILNKEGLPDIDELVQETHKELLSRIRGVATKREVLEMALVLEKEAFTLFSEASAKMKDPELKKVFDFLAGFERNHVVLIEKELAAL